The DNA region CCACTCGGTACCGGTGACGAATTAGCCTCGAGTGTCGCAAAAATCATTGATGTCATTGAAAAATCAGGCTTAGACTACCAGACCCATGCCATGACCACCGAAATTGAAGGTGACTGGGACGATGTTTTTGCGGTGGTTAAGACAGCCACACAGGTGTTAACTGATCAAGGCCAACGCGCCTATGTGTCACTCAATGCTGATGTTCGCCCTGGCTATACTAAAACAATGACTGAAAAAATAAGGAGGCTCAACCATGCCCGCAACCAAATCATTTGATTTAAGCGCCTATCTTATTATTGGCCCTGAAAACACGTTAAATCGACCAGTAAAGTCGGTGATTCAGGCAGCTATTAAGGGTGGGATTACTTTTATCCAAATTCGCTCAAAAGTAGCTGATGCCAAAGACCTCATCGCATACACTCGTGATGCCGCTGCGGCAATTGCTGAAGCTGGTCAACAAGATCGAATCAAGCTCGTTGTGGATGACCGCTTAGATGTCGTCCTTGCTGCCCGCGACTTAGGTATTAAAGTGGATGGTCTTCATATTGGTCAAAGCGACCTCCCCATTGACTTTTGTCGTCAATATCTTGGCCCTGATGCCATCCTCGGCGTTTCCGCACGAAATGCCGAATTATTAGCCTATGTCAAAGAAACTGATGTGACAGATATTGACTATTTTGGTGCTGGGCCATTTCATCCAACTCAAACCAAACCTGAAGCCGGTCGTGATGAGAAAACAGGCGAAATTCACACTCGGCAAGTAGCCGAATTAATCGAATTAGCACACCTATCACCAATTCCTGTCGTTGTCGGTGGCGGCGTGAAATTAGCCGATATGCCACAATTAAAAGCAACTGGTGTTGCTGGATTTTTCGTCATCACAGCCATCACAGAAGCTTCCGATCCAGAAAGGGCTACCCGGGCTTTAGTAACTGCTTGGCAAGCCTAACCAATACAAAATGGCATCAATCAAATCAAGCTGAGCCGACTACTTCTCAGATGATTTGATTGATGCCATTTCACTAAAAAGATGTACCAAGTATTCCAATAACTGAACGGTGCTATATTCGAAGCACTTAACCCACATCATTTTATGGCTGACAAATCAAATTGCTAAATGTCAAACGCTCTAAACTTTGTTATCTCAAATCAATTGTTTCGTTATTATTCGCTATATGTATTATTTAATCGCCATGTAAGTTCTGACTCTTTGGAACCAATGGTCAGCGTCCCAGTCGTTGGCAAATGTAGTTTAAATTCATCGGCTGTGTACGAATAAGTTGTTAATCCCTTTTTGTCTTCACTATTTGACCGGAAAGTGATTTGATCACTAGCAATTGATGAATCACCAAAATAAATTGGCATGGTTTCTTTTGCAATTTCATTTGTATTCCAATTGCCACTTTGTTCAACGGTAATACCAAAATGCCCCGCGTGACTTTCTCGACCATCGTTGACGCGAATCAAGCCTGATGCCAGATTGCCTTTTGGCTCACCCCAACTACTTAAATTAATCGAGCCGAAGTCAACGTTACCCGCCTCACCTTGAAAAGTAAGTTCGGTATTATTATTAGTAAAGGTTACTTTTCCGTTTGACTTTATACTTGTAATTGCTTCGCCATAAATTGTCAGGGGCGTCAGTGCAGAAACAGTCAGTAACGTGGTAAGACTAAGTGTAACGACTTTTAATTTTTTCATTAGTTTTCTCCTTTATTAACGTGTTGTTTGTATGCCTATCCGACATGTTTTATTATGCCTATTGAATATGATGAAAAATAAGTGTTTTTGTTTTGTTTTTGCAAAAAGATATTGAATTAAATACTAATGTTATGTTAATTCATATTTTTTGTCCTTAATTTCGGACTTTTTTACTTTATTTAAATCAGCTTTCCCAAAACCAACCAAACTAACCCAACTTCAAAGTCTACATTAGTCATGTGATTCACATCATCATCACTTTATTCTTTGAAACAGGAATAATAGTTCTTACTCACACACATTTATGACATTTATCGACTGGTTGGTAATCGTATCCTTTAGCGTAGAAAAAATCACTTAATTAGCCTGATTAACATCAGATACCTGCGTTAAATTCATTGATTTTTCTAAGTTGGGGTATCTTCAATTTGCCAAGAGAGTTGCGTTTCATACGCGACATCCGGCTGAATCGATTGATTCATGGCTAAATGGGCCTCAAACGTGTTTTCTTGAATTGGGATCGTCACTGTTCCGCGTTGCTCACTTGGGTTTGATTGCACAAATACTGCTGCTGCACTAGCCAAGGGGTAATTTTGATAATAAATAACTAGTCCTGATTGGGGAATCGAATGCGGTCCGGTAGTAAGTGGCGACCATGTTGTCCCAGTTTGTTGAACAGAAATTTGATATTGCTGTCCATTAGGCCGTTGTACGCGTGTATCATCAAACGTCACTTCAGAATTATCTGTAGATACCACACTATTATGGAAAATATGTTTTTCTGGTGTATCTAATGCCTGACTAGTTGTCATTTGAAATCTAATACAGCCGGCACTAAAATGCTCGCCCAAGCTGCCTGCATCGCTAATCATAAATGCCGAGTCTGTTGTGGTTTGTGCCAAGGCTTGTTGCGGTAAAAAACTGAAACCTAATCCTAATGCACCCATTAACATGATGTTTATTTTTGTTAAATTCATACCATTCACCTCAACTTTCTTGGCTCGGATAGTCACCAAGGGTATACGTAAAGGTTGCCGTATAGGTCAATTGATGAAGGGATTGATTCTTTGGGATTCTTAAAAAATAACACCCTTTCACACGATCGCCAGTATTATATTTACCCTTTCCAACCAAATTGTATTCATTCTCACCACTCGATCCGGTTTTCTCTGCCTTAAGCCCATTCACCTCACCCCCATATTCATAAGTAAATGTGCCAAAGGTATTTGCTGCATTATCCGACATCGCATTGACAGCATTATCATCCATTACCCAATGAATCCCTTCACCCGCACGAAACGTCTTTGTGTCATTCCGATTCGCTTCGGATGAATTCGTATTTCCCGATGAGGTATAGACAAAATTATCATCCGTTTCAATCCTGACTTTCTCCGGTGATAATTCCTCACGCTCATAAGTGGTTTCATCTCCCACGCCTTGATGTGGCACAAACGTATGAAATGGCTCTGACATCTTAACCGTTGTTAACAAAGGTGTATTCACCGCCTTATCGGAACGCAAGTCAACAATTTGACAAAACGGACGCACACCAAAGGCGGCACCATGTTCGCCAACTTGAACCCCTGTCACAATCGGATAAATGCCAACTGCATTGCCTAAGTCTTTGTAACTACCATCATTGGTCATCGTATTCGACAGCATATTACTAGATATATTTCCAAAACTCAAGCGACTAATATAAGTAAAGCCAAAGCCGTTGGCGACCACACCATTAATTTGTTGACCATTAATCATTAACGGTTCGCCTTTTGCTCCCCATTCACTGTTTGTATTCGTTGCGGTTGCCATTTGATTATTTTCAACATTAAAGTCAACACCATTTTCAATGCTATTCGCTAGTACACAGTCTGATAGCCCACAAATAACAATTTCAAGTAACGCTATACTGATTAATAGCTTCTTAATCATTCTCATCGCGACAATCCTCCAGAAAAATCCACACTCATTGTGCTATAGCATCACTACTAGGAAGGCGTGCTGTTGAGCGTCAAGACAATTGTTGGTGAAGATATGCCATCATCATCATCATCATCATCATATAGATAATATCCATGTTTTATCATATGGCTACTATTTAGACTCAAGAACCAGCCTTTTTCATTTAATGCACCTGTTGGATTCCAATCTTGACTCAAATTAACCACGGGCTCACCTTGATTCCCCGTCTCTCGATTAAAGAGCATCGAATCTTCTGTTGAAATCAGCTGTTCAGCGCCATCTTGTTGTGCGCGATAACTTAACATTAAATCATCCCCCGTTAATGAACCCAAAGACGAATAACACGCTGTAATTTCCCAAGGTATATTGTGATTTGTTGAATCATCTCCGACTAACAACGCCCCAATATTAGTACTATAATGCGTATTCAAGGCATTTTTATTGAAATGACCATCCATCCCTCGACGGAAATTCCCAAAATTGAAATACTCCAATGAATCAATAATATATGGCAATTTTTGTTCAGGTGCAATGGTTCTATATTCAGCAGAATGCGCTTGATAGTCATGATAGCTATACGACACTGGTGCCGCTTCAATGCTTTCGTCATTCACAGTCGCTTGTGTCCAAAACTGAATTTGAACGCCTTGTTCAATCTGTTTACTAGGATTTTCCTGATTATGGGCCAATATTTGTGCTTCCGTGACAGTCCATTCCTTACCATCATTATTGGTTGAATAAGTTGCTCTATCTAACGTCATTAAATCCACGTAAGAATCAGCACTATCTTCTCCACGTAAAATAATCCGATCCGTGTTAATCATTGTTTTGAAAGTAAACCCGCTTGACGCATAAATAATGGCTGATAGGTCATAAACCGGTGGCGCATACGTCACGGTTTTTTTAACCGTTGTTGTTTCAACTTCATCATTTGGTAACTTGATTGAGAAGGTTTGATTGCCATTTTGATATTTTGAATGATAAAGCGATCCGTTCGACTCGTCCGCTGGTAGCGACCAATTTTGTGACTGTTGACTTTCAAATTCAAAAACCCCATTTGCGTCCGTGGTCGTCGTATTACTAACCAGATTAAATGTTGGCGTTGCTGTGATGGTGTGTCCTGACCCACTCCCGCTCCAGGTGACAGTCCCATTATCATAATCAATTGTCGGACGGGCAGCAACATGATAAACACCACGAATATAGCGGTCTGAATCAGATATAGCCTCAGTTTCATCACTCACATACGGAATACTTTGACGATTAGGGTAGATTTGTCCATCATCAGTTTGATATGTTCCATCATGTAGTTGCTTGGCCCATTTTAACCACTCAAAATTCTGGCTCTGTATTTCAAAGACCGTATATTCCTGTTGTTGAACCACACTACCAAAAGCATTATAACCTGCAGTTCCAGTGGTAGGATAACGCGTCCCATTTTTCAACAGAAAATAATTTTCCCCTTGCGTATAGCCATGTTGCACCATTTCATTGATTGCCACATGATTCCATATCCAACTAGAATTATGATCATCTTTTGAATAATTATTATTATTCATATCATTAAGACTGCCATAAAATGACACGTTACTATTGATAATATTCATTTCTAAAACCTTCGACCCAGTCGTATAGCCGGTCCAATCTGTCTCACCACCATTAATCATGCAATATTTTGGTGAATCAACATGGAATTTTAATGTGACCCCGCCATCGGTCGCACTACCTGGAATCCAAATTGATTGTCCTTGAGCGCTTAATGGCGAAATCACTAACGTGCCACGACTAGCACAATTAAAATTGACATGGGCGTTTGTACTTAACGTTGCCGATGGTACGCGAATCACACCATTGTAAGCTGTGTTCTCATTTGTAATACTCGACATGGCTAACACGCCATCCGTTTTAATATTCCAATTGGTCGTTTGCGTTACCACCTTGTTTATATTATTCCGTGCCACGACAACGCCATCATAACTTTGAAGTAATAAAGTGCCCCCAATATTCATCTCGCCACTACCATCAATAACGCTATAGTCCTGTGAAGCAACGCCATTTCCAGCCCGGCTTTCATTTTTCCTCTGAATCAATACCTTTGCCCCTTGGTCAATATCAATCCCCTTTGCTTGGACATTAGTATATTGGTTGGTATTCGCTCGTCGATAATTGTTAAAAATCCCCCAGGTTTCAACGACATAGCCATTCGAATTGGTTGTTGCTGTCGCGGTCGTCGCTGTTTGATTATTATGTATCCCTTGATATTGACAATCACTATAGGCATGGATTGTACCACCCATGAGTTGACTCCCTTTAGTGGTCATTTGAATTAAATGATGTAGGTTAATGGTCATTCCTGGTAATAAAAAAGCTGAGAGATAGCCGGTACCACTTAAGTTAACACTAACCTTGTCCAGTGTTAAACTACCTACTAACGACACATTATCCGTATTGGTATTACGCCACAAAATACTATTTTTAAAATTATCAGAATTAATACTTGCATCCGTTTCACTACTTGAAAAATTAATATCCTTAATTGTTATGTTAGGTGTCGTACTAATATTACTCGAGACGCCTAAGCCACAGATTGAACTCCCTGTACCTTTAAAATTAATCGTCACTGGGGAGTTTGGATTAGCGCTTGTAATGATACAATCTGTTGTTCGTAAATTGTTACTCATCGTCGTGTAATCACTATATGTATAATCAAAATTTGAACTGACAATAATCTCGCTCACATTAGGATTTTGCCAAGCGGCAACAAATGTCTCGGTGTCAGTGACCGTTGCTGTAGCGCCTAAAATATGTCCGGTAGATGGTGCGTTATTAATCACATGAAATGACGCCTGCTGATCATCATGAACTTTTTGTTCCACCGGTTGTTTGGCTGACTGTTCATCGGTTTGTGACGTCTGATTTCCCTTTGGTATTTCCAATCCAGATTCGGAATTATCTGAAATCTGTGGTGCTTTCTGATGCTGTCGACTCATTTCGTGATTTGCTATCGAGTCGGCCATCACAATACCAGCGCTACTCAGATAGTTTAATGCGATTGTGCTGCACATCAACAAGACAATCATTCGCTTGATATGGCTATATAAGAATATTTTCATCAATTAACTCCTTATATTTATTTTTTTCAATTTTCTCAAATAATTT from Weissella diestrammenae includes:
- a CDS encoding thiamine phosphate synthase, producing MPATKSFDLSAYLIIGPENTLNRPVKSVIQAAIKGGITFIQIRSKVADAKDLIAYTRDAAAAIAEAGQQDRIKLVVDDRLDVVLAARDLGIKVDGLHIGQSDLPIDFCRQYLGPDAILGVSARNAELLAYVKETDVTDIDYFGAGPFHPTQTKPEAGRDEKTGEIHTRQVAELIELAHLSPIPVVVGGGVKLADMPQLKATGVAGFFVITAITEASDPERATRALVTAWQA
- a CDS encoding MTH1187 family thiamine-binding protein, whose protein sequence is MNTLISVAIAPLGTGDELASSVAKIIDVIEKSGLDYQTHAMTTEIEGDWDDVFAVVKTATQVLTDQGQRAYVSLNADVRPGYTKTMTEKIRRLNHARNQII